A segment of the Candidatus Pelagisphaera phototrophica genome:
TCGAGCCATATTTCAAGTTAGCCATTTACAATATCATTGTTCAGATAGCAAAAACTTTCCATTATTTGCTCATTACTTTGCAGTTTTGTCAGAATGCGTCTCCCTTTGATACAGAATTCCCTCGAACTGGGGCCCCCGGACGACTATTTTAATGGCCGATCCTCGGCGGACATTTGCATCCCGAGTAATATCATCCTATTTTCTCGACGCTCGTCGCAAGAACTGCAACGCCGGAGCTTCGATGCCTATCCCCATCATCGATTTGTCCTCATCTTTAACCTGATGACTGAGGGAAGCGTTACGGTTGACGGGATTCAATGGCGGATCCGCCCCGACCAAGGATTTCTGATTTTCCCCTACCAGTTCCACTACTATTCCGATATCTCCGAGTCGAATATCGTATGGCTTATCCTCACGTTTGAATTGCAGAACCCTGTGGTGATGGAGTCGTTTCGTAACCAGCTCATCAACCTGGATTCAGACGCGATCGAACAGTTGAATCTGATCCTTCAAGATTACCGCGAACCGGACACCCCACAGACCAATCGCCGTCTGATCATCAAATCGGCTGCCCTCATCAACCACCTCCGAGAGCGCCTCCAAGGCGGGCCCAAAGTCGCGATTGCCCAGCAATCAACCGCAAGACGCGCATCGACCGAATTGATAAACTCAATACAGGAGTTCCTCACTAAAAACTCCGACACGTTGCAGAGCGTTTCGGACATTGCTCGGGCCTTGCATATGTCCGAAAGCAACCTCCGAGCACACTTTCGACAGCACTTCAATGTTAGCCTGGGCGCCTACTTGAAAAACTACCGGGCCCATCAAGCCATCCTCTACCTGCAAAACCCGAATCTCAGCCTTACAGAGATCGCCTTCGAACTCGGCTTCACTACCTTATCCGCGTTCTCCCGTTTTTTCAGCAATTCCATCGGCGAATCCCCTCGGATATACCGCAAGCGATTTACACGACCAAACAAATGACAATGAAGTATCTCTGCAAGCCGCGGAGCGACGCCAAATTCGCAAAAGATTAAGGAATCTGGGCAGAGGATTTTGATCACGGATTTCACAGAGGACAGGGATTATCTTGAAACAGGTCATTCGCATGGGCCTCTAATCATCCATATGTGCCAGACGATACCAACCAATTGCAGCACAGACAGAATGCCTGTACTAAAATACAAAAAAGACCCTCGCGGTTAAACGAGGGTCTCGAAAGTTAGACTTAATTTTATCCGACTAGAAGCGGAAGGTATTCGTCAGGAACCACTGCTGCTCCACTGGGATCCGCACGTAGGTAACAGCTCCATCCGGGTTGAACTCGATTGGAATATCCTCGGATCCGTTTTTGCGGTAGAGGTTACGAGCGTTCAACTGGATGCTCCAGTCTACTTTGCCGTCCATGATCGGACGGCTGTAGCGGAAGAAGATGTCACCGTTAATGTCGTCTGGACCGAACCAAGGATTAGCCACATCGGGAATGACGTCGCCATCTGCGTTGAGCAAGTTCGGGTAACCGCCGGCCACTACGTCTTGGTAACGAAGGCTACCTCCAAATTGAACACCCTTGAGTGCTCCGTCTAGGATGTCGTAACGGCCTGTGACGTTAATGCGCCATTCGCGCTGCTCTGGTAGTTGCGTGCCATCGAGCGCCTTCGCCAAGGTAATTGGGCGGAGCACTTGATTATTGAAGCGCTCACCGATCTGGTCAGACTCACGTTGGAAGGGTGAACCACGCAGATCCCAAAGGCTGTATCCAAACGGGCCAATTGGTCGCTGCAGGCGTGCCGCTTGCTCGAGTGCGAGTGCTCCTGCAATCGGACCAGTATTCGAAGTAACGGACGTCTGCTGGGCCACATTGGCCGACAGTGTCAGGTTCTTCGTAACTTGCCCAACAATGTCTATTTCCTTGCCCTTAGAAACGAAGTCGCGGGTGGAGTTCAAACCCGGTTGCGGGTCGACTAGGTCCACACGCTCGCCGCTTTCGAGCGTTTCAACTCGATGATTACGCAGGGCTTGCAGCTCTGGAAGCACCGCATCAACGATCGCATCATAATATTCTTCGAAAGAGGTTGCTCCAATAAGGTCTGCCCCCGTGCCACTGAGTCGCTGACGATTGTCCGGAGACGTGTCAGGCTTTTTGGCCGCATCGTTATCCAAGATACTACCGGGAGTTGAGTAATTACCCGGGTTAGCGAAGAAATCCGCGTAATCTCCAGTCACGTTTGGATCGGGAGAGTATCCGTCGGGGAACAGGAGCGTAGACGGATCGTTCTCAGCCGATGTAATACGGTCTAGGTAGAACCCAATACGACCTCCTATCTGGGAGAGACCACCATTCAGGTTTGTCCGGTCGTTTTGGAGAGCCGTTTCGAACTCGTTGTAGCGGACCGAGAGGCGACCTTCTAGGAACGTCATCTGAATTCCCTTCTCTTCCGTGACGCCCAATGGAGGAGGCAACGGCTGGTTAAGGATGTTCACCGATACACCTGCAGGCTGAAAGCTGTCTGCCTCGTAATAGTGAGCCTGCAAGTCCATTCCGAAAGGAAGCTCGAAGAGGTATTCCTCGGGGAACTTTACGACCAAGCTCTTCGTGCTCGTGTCTCCCGAATTAATGCTATCAGGCACCATCGGGAAGTAGAGCAGGTCCGTGTTGTAGCTCCCGTCAACTTCGTTGACGCCTGGCAAGTCGAGTCGGGTCGCTCCATCAGGACCCGCAGCACCGTAACCGCCAGGGTTCGGAGCAAGGTAAGCATCCTGTGTATCCGAGCGCTCTGCGTAGAGAGCGACAATGTTACCGCCAAGGAAGGAGCTCTGTAAGCTCCACGCTTCCGACTCCAACTGGCTCTTGTTGTAGGTGGCATTGCCTTCATTCTCAATGATGCGCCAGATCGCCTGCGTGTCCGCCTTATCACGGTTGTTAAAGTACCAAATACCGTACTCGTCCCCAACCTTTGGGAAGGGGGTTTGAAGATAACCCGATATACGAACGTCGTCCGCACTAGTGAAGTTGCGAGCATCCGGTCCTAGGTAAACCTGTGTCTTGACGATACGACGGAAATTGTCGCTAAGACCGTTGGAGATAAAAGCTTCACCAGGCCAATCACTGTTGTCAGCCCACCAAGATCCACGGACTTGCCGCGTCAGGTTGATGTTTTCGCGATCCTCGTAGAGCCCCGTGAAGGTATGCTTGCCCAAGATCTTCGCCAAACCATCGTTCTGCATGAAGTTCTGAAAGTCAACTGACGCAAAAGCGGTCGCACGGAAGGTATCCTGCTCGTTGACCCGAGTGCGCGAGAAGTTGTCGTTCCAGCGGATAACCGGACGGCCCAAGTTCTCGTTGAACAAGCGGTCTGCTACTCCGTCGAAATCGGAATCCCCGGGAGAGAGATTCTGGGAGAGATCCAATTGGATCGCCTTCCGGTCTCCTTGGTCGAACGGAGTGAACTCGAACTGGTCGCGTGACTGCGAATCGAACGCCACTTCGATACCGGCGGCGCCATTGAAGAACTCCTGCACTAGGAACACCTGGTTCATGTCGAACTCCGTCACGATGCTATTTGTCGTTCCCATGAACAAATTATTGTGATAGTCAAAAACATCCCGATTCCGGAGCGACTTGGACGAGAAACCGGTTCCTCCCGTTGCCGATCTAGACCAACGCACGTCCTGCGTCGCAAAGCCTCTCGGACGCCAACGGCCCATGATTCCCTGGATACCAAATCCTCCCAGTGCTTCGCTCAATAGTGGATCATTATCCCAACCGGGAACTTGGTCAGCTGGCGAATTGAAGTTGATCGCAGGGAAAAGGAAGTACGGAGTTCCGTTGCTACTACTCAACCGTCCGCCTTGCGTAGGGTCGTTTTGGAACGGGTCGCCTCGCTTGAACCGATCAACCGTCGTGCGAGGCACAAACATACCTTCCTGAGCGATAAACTCTTCCCGAGTCCCTGTAAAATTGTCCGGAATTGTTTCTATCCCAGAGTCCAGCAGAGCCGCCACATTGGCTTGCGTCAGAGTACCGTTGTCGACGTCAGCGAGGTCGGTTCCGGGTACTGAGAAAATACTATTGATTTCTTCCTGAGTGCCGAGACCGTTCCACCAAGATGAAAAAGAGTCCGTTGGAGGAATGACGTCAGGCGGGTTCGCGTCTATCTTGCCACTCTCGTAACTGCCGCGAACCGATGTGCGGCCCAGCCAGTTCGAATTCTCATTCTTAAAAATCGTCGCTTCCCAAGCCATATACACGCGAGTATCGTCTGTGAAAGCCGGGTCCTGCTTGTACTTCTGCGCTTCGGTCAATCCGGCGATGCGGATTGCTAAGCGATCATCGACCAGCGTACGAGCCAAGTCGAAAGTGCCACGCATTGAGCCGCGATGATCAAACCGGAACGCCACCTCTGAGGTATCCTGCCCGATGTAGGCACGCTTCAAGTTGTTGTTGATTACTCCACCAGGGGAGCCCAGTCCGAACAGAATAGAGTTCGGTCCGCGGTTCACCACCACACGCGATGTGTTGTAGGAGTCAAACGGGATGTCCGTCTGAAAGTAGTCACGAGTCAAGTTCGCACTAACCAAACCGCGGACACGCTGTCCACGCTGGGGATTAACGCGGGACTCGACTGTGCCGTTGCTACCATCGGAGTTGGAGTAGTTACCCAGAACCCCGCCAACTTCCATGTTGCCCACAAACTGGAGCAACGACTCGCCGTCGGTCGCTCCGGTGTCCTGCATGAACTCTTCGGTGATGACCGCGATGGACGCACCCAGGTCGCCAATGTTAGAACGAACTCGCGAACCCGCAAGGGTTGTTGTGGCACGATAGCCGACGTCCTCAGCGGCGTCGACCGCGAAGGGGGACAACTCGATGACATCGTCGTCGTCCTGGGCTTGCACAAGCAGACCCGTAGTTAAAAAGCCAGCTAATGCTAGCCTAGTCATATTCATTTTCATCATACTGTGTTGATTTCTAGGTTGGTTTGAAATGAAACTCAGCCCCTCCTAAGTGGGGTCGAGTACGAAGCCAGCCTGCGCCAGCTACTTCACTCTTATAATTGCGAAAGAGCTCTAGAGGTGTGGGCTCTAGATGTGTGGGCTCTTATCAGGGGTGTGGGTACTAGGTTAGTTAAAAAAATACATCGACCTCCCCTAGAAAACGCAAATCAACAATGATCATTCAGATCAGGGGTCGTTAAAATTTACGAAGGGAAAGGCGGATAAAAGGAAATAGATTAAATAGGGGTTGTTAGTGTAGTTTAAAAACCTTTGAACGTGAGCTTTTCACATATTGGTTTTCTTAGCTTTTTCGACTGAGAATTGGTTAGTTTGTATCGGATACTGCCTCCAGCTTCTTTAACTGAAAACGAAGTTTGAACTTTAATCCGTCAGAATCTGTCAGCGGATCTAGAACGGTCAAGTTTTAAAGTGCTAACCAAACGAATTCGATCACGCATGAACGGACACATCAGCGTCCTAACCCCCGCACTTTCAGCTAATAGTCTAAGATTAAAGAAAAGCGATAGATCCTAGCCTTAACGCTGAAGAGCACGGTCTATTCCGTACTTCCATCGGGGTTTTGTATTGTAATGATAACAACCATCCATATCGAACTGTCATTCTGTCAGCTGACATCTAACCTAATGGGCATCAATCCAGAAGATCTTCCGCTCCTGGGAGCACCTTCTCAGCGAGAACAAGCGAAGGAGCGAATGAAAAGCCTCATTCAAAGAGGTAAGCTTTCAAGTCAAGGATACCTTCCCTCTATTAGGGAAGCTGCTAATTTAATTGGCTTTAACCGCGACGCTGTTTGGAGAGCCTACATCGCTCTCGAGAAAGAAGGCTACATAGAAACTACCCCCAACAAACGATACATAATCCATCCGGCTGTCAGAAACTCTCGCCTCCGCACCCTCGATGTTCGGCTCATAACCGTCGGCGAAGACTAGATACGATTTTCAGGTTTGCAGCGATTTCACAAAACCCTCGTCGAAAACGAATCCCTTTACGGCATTTGCACTCATTTGAAGTGCATTGTTGACGCCAATCAGATCAAGGCCGAATGGCTCGAAGGAATGGATGGCCTCATTTTAGGAGGCTACTTCGAGCATTCAAAAGCATTGGAAACGCTAACCAAAGGTATCCCGCGAATCGGAGTAATCACGTCTCAAGATTGGACTCCCGATTTCGCAATCGATACTGACAACCGACTGGCTGGCGAGTTAGCAGCCATCCGTCTAATTGAAGCGGGAGCCAAATCGCCTTGTTTAGTCGCCTACGCAGAACACGACTCCCGGCACACTCTACGCAAACTTGGCTTTCAAGCTAAATGGGTCGAAAGCGGTCGATCGCTTGAAAAAATAAAGGAGTATTGGATAAACCCTTCCAATGCCTACCAGCGAGTCGTGGAGCTCGAGCGCGAAGCACGAACCATGCAAGGTTGCGACTCAGTATTCTGCCTGGAAAAGGAAAGTGCCATCGACCTTCTCGATATTCTGGAGCATCAAAGCGTAAAAGTCCCGGATTCCATGAAAGTGATAAGCGTAGATGGCACCTTCAAGGGTCTCAAAACAAAGCCGAATCTCACCTACGTTAAGCAAATGTTCAAAGACATGGCATCCATCGTAGCCGAAAAGATGCGTCTACTTTGCACTTCTGACGAAAAGGACCCGAAATCGAAAACAAAAAAAGTCCTCGTCGCTCCTCATCTGATCGTGCGACAATCCGCATAAGACCCGACCACTCGAAACGCCCTCCAGCATATTTTCGCATCCCAAGCTGTCCAAACCCCTTTTATGAATCAGGAATGACATAAATAATTTCAGCCATGGTTCCATATCCAACGGCCTCTAAAATCCAATGAAAACGACTACCTTTCTCAAATCCCTCCTACTTCTCCTAATCGGCTCCAGCGCCCTTTTCGCCGCAGATCGCCCCAATATCCTTTGGATAACGAGCGAAGACAATAGCCCGGATTACCTGGGATGCTACGGCGACCCACATGGGAAGACACCGACCATCGACGGTCTCGCGGCTAAGGGGATTCTGTACAAGCACGCCTACGCTAACGGAGCCGTTTGCGGCCCCGCTCGTACGGTACTCATCACAGGAATGTATCCACCCACGTTCGGCGGGGAGCACATGCGTAGCCAAGCAGCGCTTCCCTCGCATGTGAAGATCTATCCGCAATATCTGAAAGACGCGGGGTACTATGTCACCAACAACAGCAAGCAGGACTATAACATAGACCAAAATACGCCGGGGTGGGACGAGAGCAGCCGCAATGCCCACTGGAAAAACCGGCCAAAAGGGAAGCCCTTTTTTGCCATTTTCAATACCAACCTGACTCACGAGAGCTCGCTCCACCCATCTCGCAATACGTTGAAACCCGGAATCCCACTGGACCAAGTTCGCGTCCCCGCCTACCTTCCGGATACGGAAACGGTGCGCGATCGAATCGCTTCGTATTACACGCGGATTCAGGAGATGGATAGTTTCGTCGCCAAGCAGCTCAAGGATCTGGAGAACGCCGGTCTTGCGGAAGATACCATCGTGTTCTACTATTCAGATCATGGCGGTATCATGCCTCGTAGCAAACGCTTCGTCTACGACAGTGGCACGCATGTGCCCCTCATCGTACGGTTCCCCAAAAAATGGGCTCACCTTTCGCCTCATAAACCCGGCACCCAAACCGATGAACGGGTAGGGTTTGTCGACTTCGCGCCTACCCTGCTCAGCCTGATAGGAGCAGACATTCCCGTCCACATGCAGGGCCGGGCGTTTCTCGGAGAAAAAACGTCCCCAGCACCTAAATACGCCCACACATTTCGAGCCCGAGCCGACGAGAGAATCGATTTCAAACGCGGTGTGACCGATGGTCGCTACAACTACATCCGCAACTACCTCGCCTACCTTCCAACAGGACAGCACGTCAACTACCTCTGGGACAACCCTGCCACCGGAGAATGGGAAGCATTGTTCAAACAGGGTAAAACCACAGCCGCCCAAAGCGCGTTCTTTCTGCCGGCTCCAATCGAGGAGCTATTCGACCTCGAAGCCGACCCCGACGAGGTCAACAACCTCGCCAATGACCCCAAGCATCGCGAAGTCCTGCTACGCATGCGAAAGGCCAACCGCGACCATCTTCTCAAGACTCGCGACACGGGATTTATCCCTGAAGCGCTACTCGTTGAATGGAGTCGAGGCTCTGGAAAGACACCCTATGACATCGCCCGGGACGACGTGCAATACCCTCTCGCGGAAGTAATGGACGCCGCCGAAGCCCTGCTCGATCGAGGAGAAAAAGCCCTTCCCAAACTAACCCGCTTGCTCGGGGATAAGAATCCAGTTGTCCAATACTGGGCCTTAATCAACTGCATGGTTTTGAAAACGGAAGACGAGAGAGCAACAAGGCGCATACAGGCGTTGACTCGGAGCCCGATCGCCTCCACCCGAATCGCCGCGGCCGAGCACTTGGCTCGACTCGGGAAAAAAGATCCTCGTCCGGTTCTGAACGAAGTCTTGCTTAACAATTCCAACGTCATGGCTCGCCTCCAGGCCATCAACGCCCTGGACCACGTAAGCGAAGCCTATCCCTACGATCAAAGTGTATTCAAAAAGTCAGCTGCTATCTGGCCTTCGGACGCCAAGAGCTTGACTTCAGCGGGCTGGATGGGCCGCTACAAAGCCTACGACGTCCGGGTGATGGAGTTCCTGGAATCGAAGTAGGGGTTTGGGCAGCGGGCGATCCCCGAGCGCCCGCAACCAGATTCGACATCGAACCAAGCTCCAACGGATCTACCCAAAGAAAATAATGGTTCGAAAGTAGGGCTCGACGGCCCGGTAAGCCGCGTTGTCCTGATCTTCTTACACAACGAACTGGGATAGTGTTTATGGTATTAGACTTTGGGGCGGACTCGGGAAAGTCTCGCCCTACCATTTAAGCGGAATTCAAGGCACCCTATGTCAGAATATCGCCCACAACCCGAGCCTCTTCCACGCCTGTTAGGCGCTGGTTGAGACCTCTGAACTTGTAGGTGAAACGCTCGTGATCGATTCCCATACATTTCAAAATGGTCGCATTAAGGTCGCGAATGTGCACTCCATCCTCCACGACGTTGTAGGCCCAGTCATCGGTCAATCCGTATTCAAAGCCTCTTTTCACACCGCCGCCCGCCATCCAAATGGAAAAACAGCGCCCATGGTGGTCTCGGCCTGCTCTCGCATCGCCCAGCTTCCCTTGACTGTAGGCCGTACGGCCAAACTCGCCTCCCCATATGACTAAGGTTTCGTCTAGGAGCCCGCGCTGCTTGAGGTCCTTAATCAAAGCCGCCGATGGCTGGTCCACGTCGCGGCACTGCTTGGGTAATTGTGTCGCGAGTTTCTTGTGCTGATCCCAGCCCCGGTGAAACAGCTGCACAAACCGAACTCCTTTTTCCGCCATACGACGCGCCAGAAGACAGTTAGCCGCAAAGCTTCCAGGCCTGCGCGATTCCTCTCCAAAAAGTTCGAACGTAGACTCGGGTTCATCGCTCAAATCCATCAAATCCGGAACCGACGTCTGCATGCGATAAGCCATTTCATAGGCGTCGATGCGGGCGTGAATTTCCGGATCTCCCACCTGCCTAGAGTGGGCTCGGTTAAGGGTTTCTAAACGATCCAACGCCTTTCGCCGCTGCCCGCGATCCACTCCGGGAGGATTTTGCAGAAAGTAAACGGGGTCCGTACCGGACCCCAGCTTGACGCCTTGGAAACTAGATGGCAGATAGCCATTCCCCCATAAACGGGAAAAAAGCGGCTGACCGGGGTTCTTACCCGACCCCTGCGACAACAATACCATATACGCCGGAAGATCCTGATTATCACTACCCAATCCGTAACTGAGCCAGGACCCCAAACTCGCATGACCCATTTGTTGCGATCCCGTATTGATGTAGGTTACCGCAGGATCATGGTTGATCGCTTCCGTATTCATTCCGCGGATAATGGTGATATCGTCCGCCACCTTTTGAGTGTAAGGAAGAAGATCGCTGATCCAGGCTCCATTTTTGCCGCACCGTTTGAAATCCCAATGGGGCGCCACAAACGGATAACTCGACTGATTCTGAGTCATGCCTGTTACCCGCTGGTTTCCACGCACTGAGTCGGGAAGCTCAACCCCATGCAGATCCCGCATGCTTGGCTTGTAGTCGAATAGATCGATGTGAGAAGGTCCACCCGACTGAAACAGGTAAATCACTCGCTTCGCCTTCGGGGCAAAGTGTGGCAAATTTCTCAGCAATGACGAATCACCCCCCTCCGACTGATCCAGTTCCCTGCCTCTCAGAAGCCGTGGTAGAAGTAAAGACCCCAACGCCATGCCACCCAGACCTCTTCCCATTTGGCCAAAGAGCGAACGTCGCGTTAGCTTACGATGAAAGTCGATGAATGGGTCCATGTTATTCGTGGGCTAATGCTTGCGGTTGCCAAATATCGATCGATTCGAGAGTAAAGTCCATCATGGTCATCCCTTTGTCACGGCCTCGCTTAGATTGAAAATCAGATTGGCGATCACGGAAAAGGCCGCGTGATCGGCTACATCTATGCGGCCGTTACGCATCGCTTCTCCCACTCCAAGAACGGCCAGGGCCGCTTCCTCGTTTCGCTCGAAATAGACCCGCTGCTCTTCTAGCGCTTTGACCAATTCCTCCAGTTCATCATTGCGTGGCAACCGACTGGTTACGGTTTCGA
Coding sequences within it:
- a CDS encoding DUF1501 domain-containing protein — translated: MDPFIDFHRKLTRRSLFGQMGRGLGGMALGSLLLPRLLRGRELDQSEGGDSSLLRNLPHFAPKAKRVIYLFQSGGPSHIDLFDYKPSMRDLHGVELPDSVRGNQRVTGMTQNQSSYPFVAPHWDFKRCGKNGAWISDLLPYTQKVADDITIIRGMNTEAINHDPAVTYINTGSQQMGHASLGSWLSYGLGSDNQDLPAYMVLLSQGSGKNPGQPLFSRLWGNGYLPSSFQGVKLGSGTDPVYFLQNPPGVDRGQRRKALDRLETLNRAHSRQVGDPEIHARIDAYEMAYRMQTSVPDLMDLSDEPESTFELFGEESRRPGSFAANCLLARRMAEKGVRFVQLFHRGWDQHKKLATQLPKQCRDVDQPSAALIKDLKQRGLLDETLVIWGGEFGRTAYSQGKLGDARAGRDHHGRCFSIWMAGGGVKRGFEYGLTDDWAYNVVEDGVHIRDLNATILKCMGIDHERFTYKFRGLNQRLTGVEEARVVGDILT
- a CDS encoding sulfatase-like hydrolase/transferase → MKTTTFLKSLLLLLIGSSALFAADRPNILWITSEDNSPDYLGCYGDPHGKTPTIDGLAAKGILYKHAYANGAVCGPARTVLITGMYPPTFGGEHMRSQAALPSHVKIYPQYLKDAGYYVTNNSKQDYNIDQNTPGWDESSRNAHWKNRPKGKPFFAIFNTNLTHESSLHPSRNTLKPGIPLDQVRVPAYLPDTETVRDRIASYYTRIQEMDSFVAKQLKDLENAGLAEDTIVFYYSDHGGIMPRSKRFVYDSGTHVPLIVRFPKKWAHLSPHKPGTQTDERVGFVDFAPTLLSLIGADIPVHMQGRAFLGEKTSPAPKYAHTFRARADERIDFKRGVTDGRYNYIRNYLAYLPTGQHVNYLWDNPATGEWEALFKQGKTTAAQSAFFLPAPIEELFDLEADPDEVNNLANDPKHREVLLRMRKANRDHLLKTRDTGFIPEALLVEWSRGSGKTPYDIARDDVQYPLAEVMDAAEALLDRGEKALPKLTRLLGDKNPVVQYWALINCMVLKTEDERATRRIQALTRSPIASTRIAAAEHLARLGKKDPRPVLNEVLLNNSNVMARLQAINALDHVSEAYPYDQSVFKKSAAIWPSDAKSLTSAGWMGRYKAYDVRVMEFLESK
- a CDS encoding TonB-dependent receptor plug domain-containing protein; this encodes MNMTRLALAGFLTTGLLVQAQDDDDVIELSPFAVDAAEDVGYRATTTLAGSRVRSNIGDLGASIAVITEEFMQDTGATDGESLLQFVGNMEVGGVLGNYSNSDGSNGTVESRVNPQRGQRVRGLVSANLTRDYFQTDIPFDSYNTSRVVVNRGPNSILFGLGSPGGVINNNLKRAYIGQDTSEVAFRFDHRGSMRGTFDLARTLVDDRLAIRIAGLTEAQKYKQDPAFTDDTRVYMAWEATIFKNENSNWLGRTSVRGSYESGKIDANPPDVIPPTDSFSSWWNGLGTQEEINSIFSVPGTDLADVDNGTLTQANVAALLDSGIETIPDNFTGTREEFIAQEGMFVPRTTVDRFKRGDPFQNDPTQGGRLSSSNGTPYFLFPAINFNSPADQVPGWDNDPLLSEALGGFGIQGIMGRWRPRGFATQDVRWSRSATGGTGFSSKSLRNRDVFDYHNNLFMGTTNSIVTEFDMNQVFLVQEFFNGAAGIEVAFDSQSRDQFEFTPFDQGDRKAIQLDLSQNLSPGDSDFDGVADRLFNENLGRPVIRWNDNFSRTRVNEQDTFRATAFASVDFQNFMQNDGLAKILGKHTFTGLYEDRENINLTRQVRGSWWADNSDWPGEAFISNGLSDNFRRIVKTQVYLGPDARNFTSADDVRISGYLQTPFPKVGDEYGIWYFNNRDKADTQAIWRIIENEGNATYNKSQLESEAWSLQSSFLGGNIVALYAERSDTQDAYLAPNPGGYGAAGPDGATRLDLPGVNEVDGSYNTDLLYFPMVPDSINSGDTSTKSLVVKFPEEYLFELPFGMDLQAHYYEADSFQPAGVSVNILNQPLPPPLGVTEEKGIQMTFLEGRLSVRYNEFETALQNDRTNLNGGLSQIGGRIGFYLDRITSAENDPSTLLFPDGYSPDPNVTGDYADFFANPGNYSTPGSILDNDAAKKPDTSPDNRQRLSGTGADLIGATSFEEYYDAIVDAVLPELQALRNHRVETLESGERVDLVDPQPGLNSTRDFVSKGKEIDIVGQVTKNLTLSANVAQQTSVTSNTGPIAGALALEQAARLQRPIGPFGYSLWDLRGSPFQRESDQIGERFNNQVLRPITLAKALDGTQLPEQREWRINVTGRYDILDGALKGVQFGGSLRYQDVVAGGYPNLLNADGDVIPDVANPWFGPDDINGDIFFRYSRPIMDGKVDWSIQLNARNLYRKNGSEDIPIEFNPDGAVTYVRIPVEQQWFLTNTFRF
- a CDS encoding helix-turn-helix transcriptional regulator, with translation MRLPLIQNSLELGPPDDYFNGRSSADICIPSNIILFSRRSSQELQRRSFDAYPHHRFVLIFNLMTEGSVTVDGIQWRIRPDQGFLIFPYQFHYYSDISESNIVWLILTFELQNPVVMESFRNQLINLDSDAIEQLNLILQDYREPDTPQTNRRLIIKSAALINHLRERLQGGPKVAIAQQSTARRASTELINSIQEFLTKNSDTLQSVSDIARALHMSESNLRAHFRQHFNVSLGAYLKNYRAHQAILYLQNPNLSLTEIAFELGFTTLSAFSRFFSNSIGESPRIYRKRFTRPNK
- a CDS encoding substrate-binding domain-containing protein, with amino-acid sequence MQRFHKTLVENESLYGICTHLKCIVDANQIKAEWLEGMDGLILGGYFEHSKALETLTKGIPRIGVITSQDWTPDFAIDTDNRLAGELAAIRLIEAGAKSPCLVAYAEHDSRHTLRKLGFQAKWVESGRSLEKIKEYWINPSNAYQRVVELEREARTMQGCDSVFCLEKESAIDLLDILEHQSVKVPDSMKVISVDGTFKGLKTKPNLTYVKQMFKDMASIVAEKMRLLCTSDEKDPKSKTKKVLVAPHLIVRQSA
- a CDS encoding GntR family transcriptional regulator yields the protein MITTIHIELSFCQLTSNLMGINPEDLPLLGAPSQREQAKERMKSLIQRGKLSSQGYLPSIREAANLIGFNRDAVWRAYIALEKEGYIETTPNKRYIIHPAVRNSRLRTLDVRLITVGED